From a region of the Oncorhynchus keta strain PuntledgeMale-10-30-2019 chromosome 13, Oket_V2, whole genome shotgun sequence genome:
- the LOC118392494 gene encoding zinc finger protein 419-like isoform X1, with the protein MDKRVKASVSTGPPLPLSSLRLLVSPLRLMYSFVWHVVNQRNVMHYGKVEEFVTVVTEAVPKLLSYKQRAQLILGLRARMILEMFRKGCPPNPQAIQSLLGNMNISASSGQQDVEVEESQANFVSLVQTLLKNPYERKHFFQDEFHTQYGSKYDTALQALVGGLVFRLEQLLSVPDLSQIASMISAAPSDLEECGQSMSDPEQLKILLHHQKLLNKTQFNRNVPLTSSVGDCVLSSLSFRLACGRPSMEPDFDKPSESLEAALSVMNPASFSDLEDLGMMSDDSPHDGEDSTLQREEGAKDNGSGAKNAVCDSEEDDALPESPSSPQGVSGLVGGSPSKGAPTVRSMLPTERHQPLVSLMSSSFTKSSPSQIVKLVIPATVTIGNQPGNPPVKVASFHQWVSHIASNSISLPSLPPLPQNNDVDKEIRSGDTCLGSSVLIGGQETEANLFERAVIRRRWAPKPQRITVPSKRKIPEATIICQECGKSFVYPSQLENHLRIHTGEKPFKCTECGRAFRSLGGMTTHMKNHSEARPFKCDECDKGFRKKADLKKHQLIHTGAKPHKCTICGKGFSQAFYCRIHIQSHASENNFPCTHCPKRFPTQYKLSVHERWHTMERPFICEQCGMRFFHPSGLKRHMGYHIGNRPFLCAQCGKTFVYEFDLKKHQRDHGPKPKIPCPVCQKVFGSNGLIKAHMFTHTSVKPYRCDICDKTFKQSSSLSSHKRLHTGERPYHCDMCGKTYKLNQHLKEHIIIHHTAEGHPCDQCGKVFKLPRLLKAHERLHSGERSEQPRKYSHTSRRRRNSSKMS; encoded by the exons ATGGACAAACGAGTCAAAGCTTCTGTCAGTACGG gtccccctcttcctctctcctctttgcgACTATTGGTTTCTCCCCTGCGGCTGATGTATTCATTTGTATGGCATGTGGTGAATCAACGCAATGTGATGCACTATGGGAAGGTCGAGGAGTTTGTAACTGTGGTGACTGAAGCTGTTCCAAAGTTGCTGAGTTACAAACAGAGGGCTCAACTCATCCTGGGCCTGAGAGCAAGG ATGATCTTGGAGATGTTCCGCAAGGGTTGTCCACCTAACCCTCAGGCCATCCAAAGTCTCCTGGGAAACATGAACATCAGTGCATCCTCAGGG CAGCAAGATGTGGAAGTGGAGGAGTCGCAGGCTAACTTTGTGTCGCTGGTCCAAACCCTTTTGAAAAACCCTTATGAGAGGAAGCACTTCTTCCAG GATGAGTTCCATACACAGTATGGCTCCAAGTATGACACAGCACTGCAGGCCCTTGTGGGAGGCTTGGTCTTCAGACTGGAACAACTGTTATCTGTGCCAGATCTCTCCCAG aTAGCATCTATgatcagtgctgccccctctgaCCTGGAGGAGTGTGGGCAGTCTATGTCTGACCCTGAGCAACTGAagatcctcctccatcaccagaAATTGCTAAATAAAACCCAGTTCAACAGAAATG TACCTCTCACTTCTTCTGTGGGTGACTGTGTGCTGTCCTCGCTGTCCTTCCGCCTCGCCTGTGGAAGGCCATCAATGGAGCCAGATTTTGACAAGCCATCAGAATCATTAGAAGCCGCTCTAAGTGTCATGAACCCTGCCTCCTTCAGCGACTTGGAGGATTTGGGAATGATGTCAGATGACTCGCCCCATGATGGAGAAGATAGTACTCTGCAGAGAGAAGAGGGTGCCAAGGATAACGGAAGTGGGGCGAAAAATGCAGTGTGTGACAGTGAAGAAGACGATGCACTGCCAGAGAGCCCGTCTAGTCCTCAAGGTGTTAGCGGACTAGTGGGAGGGTCACCATCAAAAGGGGCACCAACAGTAAGGAGTATGCTGCCAACAGAGAGACACCAACCGCTTGTATCACTGATGAGTAGTTCCTTCACCAAATCCTCTCCTTCACAGATAGTCAAATTAGTCATCCCTGCCACGGTCACCATTGGGAACCAACCGGGTAACCCACCGGTCAAAGTAGCGAGTTTCCACCAGTGGGTCTCCCACATTGCAAGTAACTCGATCTCGCTCCCTTCCTTGCCACCCCTTCCACAAAACAATGATGTAGACAAGGAGATCCGGTCAGGTGACACATGTCTTGGAAGCAGTGTGTTAATTGGGGGTCAGGAAACAGAAGCCAATCTCTTTGAGAGGGCTGTTATCCGAAGGAGATGGGCGCCCAAGCCACAAAGAATAACGGTACCCTCGAAGAGGAAAATCCCTGAGGCAACCATAATTTGCCAggagtgtgggaagagttttgtctATCCGTCTCAGCTGGAAAATCACCTCCgcattcacacaggagagaaaccgttCAAGTGCACTGAGTGTGGAAGGGCCTTCAGGTCCTTAGGAGGCATGACCACTCATATGAAAAATCACTCTGAAGCGCGGCCATTTAAGTGTGATGAGTGTGACAAGGGCTTTCGGAAAAAGGCTGACCTGAAGAAGCATCAGCTCATCCACACGGGTGCGAAACCACATAAATGCACCATCTGTGGAAAGGGCTTCAGCCAAGCATTCTATTGCAGAATACACATCCAGTCTCATGCAAGTGAAAATAACTTTCCCTGCACTCATTGTCCGAAGAGATTCCCAACCCAATACAAGCTGTCTGTCCATGAGCGCTGGCACACCATGGAGCGCCCGTTCATCTGTGAGCAGTGTGGGATGCGCTTCTTTCATCCCAGTGGGCTGAAGAGGCACATGGGCTATCACATTGGGAACCGCCCGTTCCTGTGTGCCCAGTGTGGAAAGACTTTTGTTTATGAGTTTGACCTGAAGAAACACCAAAGGGACCATGGCCCCAAGCCCAAGATCCCATGCCCTGTCTGTCAGAAGGTGTTTGGCAGCAACGGACTCATCAAGGCCCACATGTTTACACACACCTCTGTAAAACCTTACAGATGTGACATATGTgacaagacctttaaacagagcAGCAGCTTGAGCAGTCACAAACGGCTGCACACGGGTGAACGGCCTTACCACTGCGACATGTGTGGGAAGACGTACAAGCTGAATCAGCACCTGAAGGAGCACATAATTATCCATCACACGGCGGAAGGGCACCCTTGTGACCAGTGTGGAAAGGTCTTCAAGTTACCACGTCTTCTGAAGGCGCATGAGCGGTTGCACTCAGGGGAGCGATCTGAGCAACCAAGGAAATACAGTCACACCAGCCGTCGCAGGAGAAATTCCTCCAAAATGAGTTGA
- the LOC118392494 gene encoding zinc finger protein 419-like isoform X2, with protein sequence MYSFVWHVVNQRNVMHYGKVEEFVTVVTEAVPKLLSYKQRAQLILGLRARMILEMFRKGCPPNPQAIQSLLGNMNISASSGQQDVEVEESQANFVSLVQTLLKNPYERKHFFQDEFHTQYGSKYDTALQALVGGLVFRLEQLLSVPDLSQIASMISAAPSDLEECGQSMSDPEQLKILLHHQKLLNKTQFNRNVPLTSSVGDCVLSSLSFRLACGRPSMEPDFDKPSESLEAALSVMNPASFSDLEDLGMMSDDSPHDGEDSTLQREEGAKDNGSGAKNAVCDSEEDDALPESPSSPQGVSGLVGGSPSKGAPTVRSMLPTERHQPLVSLMSSSFTKSSPSQIVKLVIPATVTIGNQPGNPPVKVASFHQWVSHIASNSISLPSLPPLPQNNDVDKEIRSGDTCLGSSVLIGGQETEANLFERAVIRRRWAPKPQRITVPSKRKIPEATIICQECGKSFVYPSQLENHLRIHTGEKPFKCTECGRAFRSLGGMTTHMKNHSEARPFKCDECDKGFRKKADLKKHQLIHTGAKPHKCTICGKGFSQAFYCRIHIQSHASENNFPCTHCPKRFPTQYKLSVHERWHTMERPFICEQCGMRFFHPSGLKRHMGYHIGNRPFLCAQCGKTFVYEFDLKKHQRDHGPKPKIPCPVCQKVFGSNGLIKAHMFTHTSVKPYRCDICDKTFKQSSSLSSHKRLHTGERPYHCDMCGKTYKLNQHLKEHIIIHHTAEGHPCDQCGKVFKLPRLLKAHERLHSGERSEQPRKYSHTSRRRRNSSKMS encoded by the exons ATGTATTCATTTGTATGGCATGTGGTGAATCAACGCAATGTGATGCACTATGGGAAGGTCGAGGAGTTTGTAACTGTGGTGACTGAAGCTGTTCCAAAGTTGCTGAGTTACAAACAGAGGGCTCAACTCATCCTGGGCCTGAGAGCAAGG ATGATCTTGGAGATGTTCCGCAAGGGTTGTCCACCTAACCCTCAGGCCATCCAAAGTCTCCTGGGAAACATGAACATCAGTGCATCCTCAGGG CAGCAAGATGTGGAAGTGGAGGAGTCGCAGGCTAACTTTGTGTCGCTGGTCCAAACCCTTTTGAAAAACCCTTATGAGAGGAAGCACTTCTTCCAG GATGAGTTCCATACACAGTATGGCTCCAAGTATGACACAGCACTGCAGGCCCTTGTGGGAGGCTTGGTCTTCAGACTGGAACAACTGTTATCTGTGCCAGATCTCTCCCAG aTAGCATCTATgatcagtgctgccccctctgaCCTGGAGGAGTGTGGGCAGTCTATGTCTGACCCTGAGCAACTGAagatcctcctccatcaccagaAATTGCTAAATAAAACCCAGTTCAACAGAAATG TACCTCTCACTTCTTCTGTGGGTGACTGTGTGCTGTCCTCGCTGTCCTTCCGCCTCGCCTGTGGAAGGCCATCAATGGAGCCAGATTTTGACAAGCCATCAGAATCATTAGAAGCCGCTCTAAGTGTCATGAACCCTGCCTCCTTCAGCGACTTGGAGGATTTGGGAATGATGTCAGATGACTCGCCCCATGATGGAGAAGATAGTACTCTGCAGAGAGAAGAGGGTGCCAAGGATAACGGAAGTGGGGCGAAAAATGCAGTGTGTGACAGTGAAGAAGACGATGCACTGCCAGAGAGCCCGTCTAGTCCTCAAGGTGTTAGCGGACTAGTGGGAGGGTCACCATCAAAAGGGGCACCAACAGTAAGGAGTATGCTGCCAACAGAGAGACACCAACCGCTTGTATCACTGATGAGTAGTTCCTTCACCAAATCCTCTCCTTCACAGATAGTCAAATTAGTCATCCCTGCCACGGTCACCATTGGGAACCAACCGGGTAACCCACCGGTCAAAGTAGCGAGTTTCCACCAGTGGGTCTCCCACATTGCAAGTAACTCGATCTCGCTCCCTTCCTTGCCACCCCTTCCACAAAACAATGATGTAGACAAGGAGATCCGGTCAGGTGACACATGTCTTGGAAGCAGTGTGTTAATTGGGGGTCAGGAAACAGAAGCCAATCTCTTTGAGAGGGCTGTTATCCGAAGGAGATGGGCGCCCAAGCCACAAAGAATAACGGTACCCTCGAAGAGGAAAATCCCTGAGGCAACCATAATTTGCCAggagtgtgggaagagttttgtctATCCGTCTCAGCTGGAAAATCACCTCCgcattcacacaggagagaaaccgttCAAGTGCACTGAGTGTGGAAGGGCCTTCAGGTCCTTAGGAGGCATGACCACTCATATGAAAAATCACTCTGAAGCGCGGCCATTTAAGTGTGATGAGTGTGACAAGGGCTTTCGGAAAAAGGCTGACCTGAAGAAGCATCAGCTCATCCACACGGGTGCGAAACCACATAAATGCACCATCTGTGGAAAGGGCTTCAGCCAAGCATTCTATTGCAGAATACACATCCAGTCTCATGCAAGTGAAAATAACTTTCCCTGCACTCATTGTCCGAAGAGATTCCCAACCCAATACAAGCTGTCTGTCCATGAGCGCTGGCACACCATGGAGCGCCCGTTCATCTGTGAGCAGTGTGGGATGCGCTTCTTTCATCCCAGTGGGCTGAAGAGGCACATGGGCTATCACATTGGGAACCGCCCGTTCCTGTGTGCCCAGTGTGGAAAGACTTTTGTTTATGAGTTTGACCTGAAGAAACACCAAAGGGACCATGGCCCCAAGCCCAAGATCCCATGCCCTGTCTGTCAGAAGGTGTTTGGCAGCAACGGACTCATCAAGGCCCACATGTTTACACACACCTCTGTAAAACCTTACAGATGTGACATATGTgacaagacctttaaacagagcAGCAGCTTGAGCAGTCACAAACGGCTGCACACGGGTGAACGGCCTTACCACTGCGACATGTGTGGGAAGACGTACAAGCTGAATCAGCACCTGAAGGAGCACATAATTATCCATCACACGGCGGAAGGGCACCCTTGTGACCAGTGTGGAAAGGTCTTCAAGTTACCACGTCTTCTGAAGGCGCATGAGCGGTTGCACTCAGGGGAGCGATCTGAGCAACCAAGGAAATACAGTCACACCAGCCGTCGCAGGAGAAATTCCTCCAAAATGAGTTGA
- the LOC118392495 gene encoding zinc finger protein 34-like, with the protein MDKRVKKRTASTAPPLPLSSLRLLVSPLRLMYSFVWHVVNQRNVMHYGKVEEFVTVVTEAVPKLLSYKQRAQLILGLRARMILELFRKDPPNLQDIQRLLEKMNILGQQDAEVEESQANFVALVQTLLKNPYERKHFFQEEFHTQYGSKYDTALQALVGGLVLKLERLLSVPDLSQIASIISAAPSDLEECGQSVSDPEHLRILLQHQNLLNKNQFVPVTTSVGDCVLSSLSFRLACGRPSMEPDFDEPSESLEAALSVMNPAPFSNLEDLGMMSDDSDHAGEDEDVLPESAVVCSSPQGVSGLVGGAPSKGAPTVRSMLQTMRQQQLVSLMNTSITEASASQIVIPATDNQPVELTSVDQWVPHIASYTLSLQSLPPLPQNDHLDKEMESADTGLGSSVVIGGQETEVDLFESSIIQRKRVQKPLRVACSKKREPATNSCQECGKRFLSRGRLEDHLRIHTGEKPFKCTDCSRFFRTSALLTNHMKIHSDVRPFSCDECGKCFRRKVGLQNHHRVHTDARPYKCTICGKGFTQVQYCKRHMDCHTSENTYFCTHCPKSFPTQFQLSSHQRWHTTDRPYACEQCGLRFFMPSLLKRHMGYHIGNRQFLCAQCGRTFVYEFDLKRHQKDHDPSPKLPCPVCQKMFGNNSLLQAHVRRHSSEKPYRCDICDKTFKDSGGLRIHKRGLHSNERPYSCDECGKTYKLHTHLREHKFKHTGEGHSCGQCGKAFRYLRLLKLHERSHSEPSELTLRNSHTSRRRRHSSKRS; encoded by the exons ATGGACAAACGAGTCAAGAAGAGGACAGCCAGTACGG ctcccccacttcctctctcctctttgcgACTATTGGTTTCTCCCCTGCGGCTGATGTATTCATTTGTATGGCATGTGGTGAATCAACGCAATGTGATGCACTATGGGAAGGTCGAGGAGTTTGTAACAGTGGTGACTGAAGCTGTTCCAAAGTTGCTGAGTTACAAACAGAGGGCTCAACTCATCCTGGGCCTGAGAGCAAGG ATGATCTTGGAGCTGTTCCGCAAGGACCCACCCAACCTTCAGGACATCCAACGTCTCCTGGAAAAGATGAACATCTTGGGA CAGCAGGATGCAGAAGTGGAGGAGTCACAGGCTAACTTTGTGGCGCTGGTCCAAACCCTGCTGAAAAACCCTTACGAGAGGAAGCACTTCTTCCAG GAGGAGTTCCATACACAGTATGGCTCCAAGTATGACACAGCACTGCAGGCACTTGTGGGAGGCTTGGTCCTCAAACTGGAACGACTGCTATCTGTGCCAGATCTCTCCCAG ATAGCGTCCATtatcagtgctgccccctctgaCCTGGAGGAGTGTGGACAGTCTGTGTCTGACCCTGAGCACCTGAGGATCCTCCTCCAGCACCAGAACCTGCTAAATAAGAATCAGTTTG TACCTGTCACGACTTCGGTGGGTGACTGTGTGCTGTCCTCGCTGTCCTTCCGCCTCGCCTGTGGAAGGCCATCAATGGAGCCAGATTTTGACGAGCCATCAGAATCATTAGAAGCCGCTCTAAGCGTCATGAACCCTGCCCCCTTCAGTAACTTGGAGGATCTGGGAATGATGTCAGATGACTCTGACCATGCTGGAGAAGATGAGGATGTACTGCCAGAGAGTGCCGTGGTCTGCTCTAGTCCTCAAGGTGTTAGCGGACTGGTGGGAGGGGCACCATCAAAAGGGGCACCAACAGTAAGGAGTATGCTGCAAACGATGAGACAGCAACAGCTTGTATCACTGATGAATACTTCCATCACTGAAGCCTCTGCTTCACAGATAGTCATCCCTGCTACGGATAACCAGCCGGTCGAGCTGACGAGTGTCGACCAGTGGGTCCCCCATATTGCCAGTTACACTTTATCGCTCCAGTCCTTGCCACCCCTTCCACAAAACGATCATTTGGACAAGGAGATGGAGTCGGCCGACACAGGGCTCGGGAGCAGTGTGGTGATCGGGGGTCAGGAAACAGAGGTCGATCTCTTTGAGAGTTCCATTATCCAAAGGAAGAGGGTGCAAAAGCCACTACGAGTAGCGTGCTCGAAAAAGAGAGAACCTGCAACCAACTCCTGCCAAGAGTGTGGGAAGCGTTTTCTGTCTCGGGGACGGCTGGAGGATCACCTCCGCATACACACCGGAGAGAAACCTTTCAAGTGCACCGATTGTAGCAGGTTCTTCAGGACGTCGGCACTCCTGACCAACCATATGAAAATTCACTCTGATGTGCGGCCCTTTAGCTGCGACGAGTGCGGCAAATGCTTTCGGAGAAAGGTTGGCCTTCAGAATCACCATCGCGTCCACACGGATGCTAGACCATACAAATGCACCATATGTGGAAAGGGCTTCACGCAGGTACAGTACTGCAAGCGACACATGGATTGTCATACAAGTGAGAATACCTATTTCTGCACTCATTGTCCGAAGAGCTTCCCAACCCAATTCCAGCTGTCCTCCCACCAGCGCTGGCACACCACGGACCGCCCGTACGCCTGTGAGCAGTGTGGGTTGCGCTTCTTTATGCCAAGCTTGTTAAAGAGACACATGGGCTATCACATCGGGAACCGCCAGTTCCTGTGTGCCCAGTGCGGAAGGACCTTTGTCTATGAGTTTGACCTAAAGAGACACCAAAAAGACCATGACCCCAGTCCCAAACTCCCCTGCCCTGTCTGCCAGAAGATGTTTGGCAACAACAGCCTACTCCAGGCCCACGTACGCAGGCACTCTTCAGAGAAACCTTACAGATGTGACATATGCGACAAGACCTTTAAAGACAGCGGGGGCCTCCGCATACACAAGCGGGGGCTGCACTCGAACGAACGCCCTTACAGCTGCGACGAGTGTGGGAAGACCTACAAACTACACACGCACCTGAGGGAGCACAAGTTTAAACACACAGGGGAGGGCCACAGCTGTGGCCAGTGTGGAAAAGCCTTCAGGTACCTGCGTCTCCTGAAGTTGCACGAGCGGTCGCACTCCGAGCCATCTGAGCTCACGCTGCGAAACAGTCACACCAGCCGTCGCAGGAGACATTCCTCCAAAAGGAGTTGA